The Astatotilapia calliptera chromosome 22, fAstCal1.2, whole genome shotgun sequence region ACCTATAGGAGTCCAGAGTCACATCAGTGCACCCTTATGGAAACCTTCATAATTATCAAAATTAATCCTTTACATAACAATACAGAAACTGCTACAATTTCATCCCAATTTAACAACATCATCCATTTTTAAAGATGGTGGCATTTGCTTTGTGCATTTTTTATGACAGTTATCCTTCTGAAAGAATGCCTCACAAATGCTTGAAATGCTAGCAATAACAGAATGACCTGCATGTAAATGTAGTCAAATAACTCCAGCTTCCAAACATgcacacaaggacacacacttGAGTGGATTTTGCCTGTCTACGACAGACTGTGCGGTTTCAGCACTATGTTTCTGTAAGACCACTGTTAGTCACACAGTATTACACAGGTTTTCTTAAAGGTTCCATGTGTGATATTTCTTCTGTCCTGAGGCAAGACTGTAAAAGCAGAGTTACTCATTGAATGCAACATAACTCAGAAAAAGCCTCTCCTAAAAACCAAGAAAAAGCCTAAAAGTTCCcctttttcaaaaaataaaaggaaacatACTTGTTTGAAAACAGGGTTATAATATCAGAGCCACCCtgcattattaaaaataaatgaagttcTTTAAAACGCGACTGTGACCATTTTAATAACCAATTTATAAAAATGAATCTTAACaactttttcttaaaaaaaataaaataaaataaaaaattttccTGCAAATGCTATCGCTAATTTACAGGAaacgtaaaaatattaaaatgtgttaaatcttattttaattaagttttcaATGATCTGGAGAACCCTGTTCAACATTGCTTCCCAGTCTAGAGTCTTTTTAAGTAGGTGGTAAATATATGATTATTCCTTTGATGAATAAGTATTTTTACAATATATTTCAATGTGGGAATTTGCTGATTAAAGCTATGTCGTACTTGCAGCTAATTTCTGTCATACCACGAGTTAATTCTTTTCAGACTGTGTACGAATCACTGAACTAAAGTGGACAGGACTTGAGAAAATAACACATAGAATCTTTAAGAGCTAACGTGGCAAAGGTAACCACATTATTCAACTTCCGCAAACAGCCCATTGCTGCTTTCTGAACGGACTACACGTTTCATTTTTAAGAATAAAAGGTTAAAGGTTTTTCCTGATTGAACCAATGTCTCTTTATTATAGTACATGCGTTGACTCCAAATGCATGGCACAAAACACAGCCATAGGAAGTTCAGAAAAAATGTTACAGTTATCACTTCACGACGACTCACAGAGCAtaacacatctttaaaaaaaaaaaaaaaaattatacatgGTCAAAAAAGAACAACTGGATCAGCTAAGAGTAACTTCTCTTTTCAGACTAGAGACaaagtaaaaaatgaaaatattgactttcaataACTGAGTAAATTGGCTAAAATGTTGTAACAATTTAAACTTAAATACAAGAAATTCGAatcaacatttttgtttttagagaaaAACTGTACAAATGGTGCTGCCGGAAGCATCAAAAGAGCAGCGTTTAAAAACGGGGTTTCTTAGCAGGACCATCAAACTCCTCGCGGACCCTGCCATACCCGGGGTTACCAGGACCCATTCCCCTCGCACCACCCGGAGTGAAGCGCTCATTGCGCTGTTGGGTGTCAATGTGCCAAGGAGGCAGACAGGAGGGTGGTAATAAGGTATGGGAAGGGTCAGTGCATAAGCATACAGTTCATGTCCATATGGAGATGTGTAAAAAAGGTATGGCACAGGTGTGATTTGTTTTATATTGCGAGTGGTTTACAAAAGAACCAGCAGGAGACACATCCGGAGAAACCGTTCGTTCCAATATGAAGGTCCACAGGTGCCACAGGTAACATACGGAAAAGGAAGAGAGGGTAATGCTTTCGTTAGTCAGTGCCTACCTAGTGTGGTCTCTTCTCCAGTGCATGCCAAGATTAGGCTGGGCATTAATGACAGCTGGCCGTATCTACTAGTTAATGGCAACAGATACATGCCTAAACTTCTGAGAGGCGGCATGAAAATAGGACgctaaaaatatatttctaacaTGAGGTTTAACCTCATATTTCTAGTCATTTGTTACAGCCAGAATTCAGATTTCCTTAGAAAATGTTGCATATACACACAATTTGGTGGCATCATGACTAATATTGTAAACTGTATGACTTAGAGTGATCTTAAACATATCTATAAATCTGTTGCTCAGGTATCACAAAAGGGTATGGTAACTTTTAAACGGTCCCAAATGTGACTACAACGTATAGGATCTACCAGAAATGTGTGGTCTCTCAGACAGAAAGAGTATATTCGTAGTGCAAGACATTTTTCCAATAAGTAAGCAGTTCATTAATATTTACATCAATGCTAATTCAGACAACTTCTGTGAAACTAAAAGTGTCATTCTAGAAATTCAGCAGAATAGCTGAAATTGTCATTTGCAAAATGAGGCTAACAAAGAACAACTAAGGTAAGGAGAATAACGTGAGGTAGTCAGATTGCAGAATATAAATATTATCTTGAAGTGAATGAACCTTCTGCTCATTTTACTAAACTGAAATTCAGACTGTCAGGATCACTTCCAACAGGCTTAAAACTCAAACTTATGGTTTTTAAAAGACCATTCATTTGAACTATTCAAAAGCAAATTGTGCTCTAAATTTTAAAGAGGTAAATACTTTTCTAGACGAGTAATAAATGAAATACAGGTTCTTGTTTTCAAGTCAAAATTAAGATGTCTTTAAGCACGAAGAATTTCTTTTAGAACTCATTTTACAACTACGAGCAAAAAAGTATCAAGGTTATGAGCAAAAAAATTTTTGATCAAAGAATAAAGTCTGATAGAGTTTtaatttctgtgctttttgtcGTTAATAACACAAATTAAGGAAATTTAAAGGAACAGTATCTTTCCCACCTCCCAAAAAAGAAACCGTCTTTTGCTGTTAACCAGAATCAGACAGCaatacagcaaaaataaaataaaataaaaaatttggcTCTCTGAGCACAAGCCAAGTGTTTAGTTCTATTGCAGAAGAGAAGCCAGTTGTTCATCTCCAAAACTAGGCAACTCACAAATGTAAGAAAGTTGAGATGGCCAGAGCACACTACAGGCCAGGGAAAAAATGCATACGTTTGACTTTGGGGTGAACTGTCCCCCCTTTAATTCCTACTACTGTGAGCTTCagatgttttttggggggggaaatAAACCAAACATATTCTAATATTACAGCTTAAGCAGAGCCCACTTTCCAGGTGTGCTGACTTGTTCTTAAAAAGTGGCTAACCAATTTCTGTTTAGGTAAAAGCCATTAGATTCCCAACTTCACATGCTCTAGTACTGACAGTCTTCATTTGATATGACCATTTCAACTATTTAGTGCAGGGTGGGTcatgtcatttttaaatggcAGCTTTGCACCGTGTACCTACCCAAGTTAGGTGGGTTTGCTGCAAACAAAAGTGCATAACTttataaaagtaaaatgaacTCCATGAAGCAAGCAATTcctaaagtgtatttaaaatgccTTAAAGCAGgtatgtcaaactcattttatagCACATAAAATTTGGGCCACATAACCCACTTACTCTTAATTCCGTCAGTCTAAGTTAGCTTAATTACACATGAACTACccattataaaaaacaaatgtcaataggcctcatgtttgacacccctgcattAAGATCTAAATTAATGGACTGTTATTAAGACTTTTTTTGGTAACAAGTCTTAATAATACAGAAACCCTATTTTAAAGTTCAAGCATTACTTTTTATTCAGGACTATAGAACCTTTTCATCCGTCAACTGTAATACAGAAACGAATGACTTCAGGTCTAAATTCTGCCAGAAACAAAAATCCCAGGCTCGGTCCAGTTTTCAGCGACATCATCTGAACAAAGTCACAAGGCTACGCCAGCCCCCATCAGTTAATCATGCTGTAATCTTCGTCAAACTCAAAGCTTTACACCGTCATCAGGCACTAAAAGTGTTACAAGGTTTCAAAGCTCAATTACAAAAAGAGATACTGATGAGAAGGTAAAGGTTGCTGGTCCAGAAGTTTTCCACCACACATAAAcgcccccccctcaaaaaatataattaaatacatttaaggGTGGAAAAAGGAAGCCTGTTCACACACAACTTCAGTTCTCCTGATAGACAAATGAGGCATGAAATtggtaatagaaaaaaaatggaaaaatttaaaaaaaataaataaataaataataatactggATACCAATGCTCTCCTCAGTCAAGAAAACGTGCCTGTCCAGCTCACATAAGACAGGGCTTGCAATAGCAGTCCACTACACAAACAGCATGATAGGAGTGAGCAGAGCCAGCAAAGTTTTTCTACAGCTGTTTGAAACACACTGAGATGATCATTTAGTGCAAGCTGACGGTTTTATAGCTTAAAAGCAGTAATGGCTTGTGGGACTATTAACTGAGGGGGCTCGGCTTGCtactgaaaaaaaggaaaacaaacaaaccctatAAAAGCAGTGAGCATGTGTCACATTCAACAACCAGAAAGCCATCCAGTGATAGCTGAGAACACAAATCACTCATTCTGCCATCCTGCTTAGACAACTGGACATCGTGTTAACACgaagaaaggaagagaaaaaacaaaaaacaaaaaaataaaaacatggctgGGAGTCTCCAACCAAAGGGAAAGCCAAACAAAACTATATTAACTACTGAAATTCCCACAAGTGGGATACATTACCATTTCGTTGCCCATCAGGCCTCCTGGTCCTCCCATTCCCTGCTGACTCTCAAACCCAAGCCCGCTCATAGAGAATTTCTGTGAGGATCCACCAAAGGACATATCTAAAGagcaaacaggaaaacatgttAGGTATTCATACAGCACATGAATTAAAAATACCAATGCTACCCCCCTCAGCCTCCTACTACACACCCCTATTTATCCATTTCAAAAATTGTAGGTCTCCAACTTAGGATTGGACTCCATGCTGCCTGCCCATCTGCGTGACGACAATACCCCACCAGTCTTTTACGGCTGAGGAGTAAAAACTCAGACACATCCTGCTGATGGTAAAGCTGCCTCAACAGAATTTCAAGAGCTATAACACTCGCATAGATACTGGTCTGAATACTGATACTGATCTAATATTTGACTCAGCTATCACAAGCTTTACAAGCTAACATAGCCAGCTGTCATTTAGTTGCTAGGGGGGAAATGTAATGTAACACGAATGAAGTTGACACCAAAGCAAGTACCAGTTTAGAAACGTTTAACACCTGCTACCCCCAACAGCTTCTATTTGCATGCTTgcagaagttgtttttttgttttttttttttttaaatacactacTGACAAACCTACACATAGAGCACTGACGTTGTTTGTACATTTCCTACCAAATCTGGTCTAACAAAATCAAGTCTTCCCTTCCTGATATCTCCACATGTGCATTATTTTTACACAGACCTACTTTATGAGCTTCCTTCATACTTTACATttagattttattgttttagctctttttttattttactttttcttcttaTGGAATTGTTCTacctttgtgtcattttaaaatcatactGGACTATTTTGTCCATTTTATTTCACTAAACTCTACGTCTACTTAAAAAAGAAGCTACTTTATTACAGAATGTTTAATACTTCAGTTACTGTAAAGGAATAGGCTGGAATTGTCTTTTTGCAACACTGTGCATTTCATCATCTAATGCCTAAAATGTTTTGGTCACCTTTATAGCCACTGTGGTGTCTGGATTTCTGTCATGATTTCTTAATTTAAACAAAAGACACTTACCACCCATGCCCAAAGCTCCACCAGGATGCATTCTCATTTCTCTGTccctctgtaaaacaaagaaattaagATTAATGTAGGCAGTAACTGGTTGTTGAACTGATGTTTTTGACGCCCAAGTTAAGTTTAACTAACATCCATAAAGCTGCCCATCCTGTAGTTCTCCTCACGCTGACGGCGCATCTGTTCTTCCAACTCTCTCTTCCGAagcatctcctcctcctgtctgcGTCGCTCTTCCTCTTGTCTGTTTAAAAATGCCAGATAATTAGTCAAATGTAGTCCATGTTTTAAGAGAACTCAACACCTGTTCCAAATAACAACCAGCTGCAATTTAATGACATAAAATACCTGAGCTgcatttccttcctcttttgCATCTCCTGATTGTGCATCTCCTCCATACGCCTCAGTTCTTCCTGTCGCCTCAACAGAtctgaatgaaaacacaacGCATTACATTTACAGCAGTAGGATAACCCACATCTAATGAGTGACATAACAAATTATGAGAATTGCAGGTCTTCCATATCTAAACTTGCCTTGACGGAGCAGATTGGCCTGGTGCTCATGGTAAGCATCCTCCATCTCGCTCTCGAGTTTCTCACGGGCCTCACGCATGTTCTTCTCcacctgttgtctttgctgctTTTCCATTTCATCAAGGGATTTCCAGCGCTTTGCATACTCAAATTCAAAAGTGCCTGGACGGGCAAAGCGAGGAGGCTCCTCACGCTCTCTAAAGACACAAAGACCATAACGTAGAGTACATTAGATTGACAGGAACATGTCAGCATTCACCTGAGTTACTAAAAATTGCATTGAAAGATCTTCTAAGATAAAATGAATGCAAAGTGAAACTTTAGTTTTACTACACCATACTTCCTCATTTCAATGATTCAATAGTCGCCAATTTTATACTATATGCAATGGTttagttttctgttgtttgccaATGTGGGATTTTACTCAGATTAACATCTGCAGAGCCTCAGAGAAGGTTGACCTTTAACAGCTGAATCCACCACCCCCACCTTCCCCATCCCACCATCTGCTACTCACAAATAAATGACCTAATGACCCGAAGAAAGTAATTTGCATAATAAAGACGATTGCGTCAAGAGACCAAAATGCACTTGCTTCAAGACCTACTCATAGTTCATTCCACTGGCTATTTTATGGTGGTGTTAGTATGATTAGGAAAAAGTAAGATTTCCCTGCCATCTGCATGATGTTGCACCAAGAACAAACCAGTACTCACGTTTTATATTTGGGGTTCTTCTGTGCCAACTTCTCTGGAAGACCATCTTCACTATCGTACTGCTCCAGAGGCTCGACAACAACAGGCCGAGGAGAACTGCAGAAGgtgaaatacaattttttttaaaaaaaaaaagaaagaaaaagagcaaggGCTTCAAGAACCTTTTACAAATATCTTCCAACTCAAATACCCCCCTTCTACTCAACTAATATAATTAGACTTACGTAGTGAGCAGAAAGACCCCCTCGTTGCACCTCTCTAAAGCCTTTCTGGCAGCAGGTCTGGAGGCAAATTCAACAATTCCTCTGCCTGTAGAGCGTCCACGATCATCTACAACCACGATGGCCCTCTCTACCATTCCGAACTGTGAGAAAGCTTCCTCTAGGAGTTCATTGGAAACAAATGGTGACAGATTCTTTATAGACAGCGCTGCAGAGTGTGTAGCAAATCGCACACGCAAGGGTCTGCCCTTCATCGGTGTGTCATCCAGCTCAGCTTTTGCTATCTCTGCAAGTGCCCGAGATTCctagataaaagaaaaatgttatttaaaagagTCCCTTTACTTATTACAGTAACAAAAACCTGTTTCAATTCAAGCGTGTGACCCCTTACCAGTCGGATGAAACCAAAGCCTTTCCCCTTGTTGATAAAGACCTCAGTGGGCTCCCCATATTTTGCAAACATCTTCCTGAAATCGTCCTCTGTGATGTCGTTGGGCAGGTTACCAACAAACAAGCGGCACCGCTGTGTGTAGGACTTCTCACCTGGCTTCAGCAACATGGACAGCGTCGCCTTGAACTCAGCCTAAGAAAAACAAGAccgaatttttttttaaattcgtATACAtatatagaaaacagaaaaatatacaaattatTTGACGCCCAATAGATCATCATTTTCAGATTAACTTTATGTTATGATTTGTGCTCGCGTCCGTATTTCGATCTCCGTTCGCCCATCCCCCTCACTCGCTTTgtgaagtaaaagaaaaaaatccaacacgGAAAATAATATGAAATACCACTGTCGACAAACTAGTTCACCCAAAATTGTTCAGGTTAACAGATGAAACCCATcactgaaaatatatttttccttttaaaagcgTTAAAATAGAACTAATTTCTATACTTGAACAAGATGGCCGCTAGCTAAAAGCAATAACGTTGCAGGATGTATTCTTTTATGCACCGCGACTGCCCGCCGGAGCGAGCGCCCGACTGCTTCCCTAATAACTGTAAGGATAACACAAACTCCTCCGCCCGACAGGGCTGTTTAAAGTGTCATATCGAGCACCACGAGGCTGGTTTGGCTAGTGTTAGCAGATAGCGACTGCCGACGCCACTTGGGCGTTTATAAAAATTAAGctaaaactaaataaagcaAACCTTAGATTGGCTCTCTTCTGACTGACTTGCGTCAGTGTTCATGGTCTCTCGTGACTGTTGACTGACTTTCATGGCCGGTGGCCCTGTATTTTGGCCTTGTTGAAGTCCTGGTCTCTGGCCTTGTTGAGGTCCTGGTTTCTGGCCCTGCTGGGGTCCCGGCTTCTGGCCCTGCTGGGGTCCCGGCTTCTGGCCCTGCTGGGGTCCCGGCTTCTGGCCCTGCTGGGGTCCCGGCTTCTGGCTTTGCTGAGGGCTTGGTTTCTGACCTTGCTGCGGCCCAGCTGCTTTCGGGCTTGGGTGTGGAGTCGGCTTCTGCTGCTGACCGTTAGCATTTGCCACGGGTGACTTCAGCTGCTGGTTCAGGTTCTTGTTTGCCTGGTTTGGCTGAGGGGAGGTCACGTTAGGTGTGGGTGGTGGTGACTGAACCTTCGGCTGGGGCGCAGGGGTTGtggatttctgctgctcttgTGCCGGTTTCTGATGCTGTTGCTGCTTAATCGGGCCTTCCATCGTAAGAGCCGGGCCTGGAGTCGGCGGAGGGATGATGGGTAGCGACTGATTCTGTTGCGGCTTCTGGGGAGTGTTCTGCGATCCTTGGTGTGGTGGTCTGTTGAAGTTGTGTCCCCTccggttttgattttgattctggAAAGGATTATGCCGAAAATTTGGGTTTCCCATAAGCCCACCTCGCATGGGGCCGCCGGGCCCACTTCCTCTGCGCGGCTGGAAATGATTCATTCCAAAGCCGCCACGATTATTGTTGAATCGAGACATTGGTCCTAATATATAggcaaaaattatttttaaaataccaaAAGAATTAAAGGTCTACTGCTCAACAACCACCTCCAAAGGCTGTTCGCAGGTTCTCAAAATGGCGACCAATAGTTAacgtattttctttctttctccagtACGCAGACGTCTGGCTCCGCCCAGTCCCATTGATTGGTCCGTTGTACAGGAGGCGGAGTAAGAGTTTTTCGAAGGAGCCAGTCCTGAAATCACCAACTCTGCTCTCATATGTATGTAAAGAGGCGGCCATTGCTCGAATGAAAGAGCTGTTAATCATGGCTCAAAGAAATCTGAAACAATTCGTTGTCACATAGCTATCTGTTTGGTACTGTAGCCTGCACAGTGGAACAGCCCCACAGTGACTATTGCTGACTTTATGACCCAGATTATGCATAAGAAGGGTATCCTTTTTATAtgcatttcactttaaattaaaGCACGTGAATACACTTTATATATCTGGCCCTTGATGTAATTTTCACTTCAATGTGTGGCTGCTAGTGGAACTGACGCACTCCTGCTCCAAATAAAGTCACGGAAACAATCAAACACGGATTAAACGGGTTAACAGTGAGCACTGTCCAATGAAAGTAAGAATACGTTTTTCCTCTACAGAGAAGAAGCTCATACAGTTACCAGCACCTCAGACTAAGCTTTCAGACCCATTTGAACAACAGCTGTTTGCAGGGGTTTGTGTTAATCAGTCCTAGCTTAAAAAACATTAGTGAGAAAACTATtgagaaaaaaatcctgaaggaCTTGTTTAGAATTCAGTAGGTTGATTTTTAGATTTATTAGTAAACATATGGCATAAAGATTTAAAGAGAATTGAAGGTAACTCTTAACTGGGCGTTTATATCACACTGCATTGACACTGGGGTTTGCCTTAGTGGGAAATTATTTTGCTTTTAGCATTTCTCCAGCCCACGTAATAAAAACTATCACAAGAGAGAGACATGCCAGTTAACAAACCCTGAACTGAATTTTATGGGAGAGTTGtgcaacagcaaacatggtggTAGAAGTAGAATGTccaggaagaaaaaacacatgttAAAACCttactaaaaaactaaaaagaccTCTGCTTAGTTATTCGATCACCTGAATGTTGAAATGTCTGTGGGCAAGACACTAAACCTCATGTTTCCCCTGATGTATCCAATGTGCCTGTTGATTAAAAGTGTTTAGGCATGAAAAAAGCACTTGAATAATGTGGGTGAGTGAGGCTTGTAGTTAGAGAGTGctcaaattaaaaagaaaagtgccATAGAAGTACTGCACCACTTCAGTCCCTTGGCTATTAGATCACACATCTCTGGCAGATGTCATTTAgacaatttattttattgccaTTTGTCTATTCACCTCAATGTTTGTTGATCTGTAACTTGACATGTAACAGTGTTTGTAATGAATGTTTCAGGTTTGTAGGTTATGCAGGTTAgctgcaaatgatttttttcctgggatcaataaagtgaGCTGAATCTATACAAACTCACATGTGAATCCAGTGTTTACTATAAGCTACAGTCACCCAGTCTGAGTCATAAAGCACTTAATTTAGTGTCTTTAAGCTTCTTTCCATCACACATGGCTACCTCCTGAGGCACAGCCACCCTTAACCTAACTGCAAGGCATGTGAAGGAAAAGCCACTGACACGTGCTCCAAGTATGTGAGAACTCCTTCAAAACTGGCTTCAGTGGGCAAAGTTTTTCTTCAGAGCAAAAGGAGACACCTTTGACAGACTGACAAGACTTAAAACATCCTCAAAGACCAGCTTTTACCAAGGATCAAGGTGTAATTTCTCTCCATTTTTCACCATGAtggagtaaaaaaacaaactttgtaaCTAAGTGGCTGCAAAATCATCAAATTCAGATTTTGAATCCAAGGCTACATTCCTCACATGTTAATCGGATTGCAAATCCATGGTTAATCCTTAAAAAGCAAGTGGACGAAGACGCCCACAAACTATGATCAAGTTCAAGCACCGATAGGGCAGGAATGGATCACCATCAATCAATATTCGACCCAGAAGCTGATGTGCTGCATGTCAGCAAAGGTTAATGCTGACTCGGCGTAGATGTGACTTATTTATCAATAAAAGTCTTTGATGTTGTCTACGTCATATCATAGAAACATTCAAAATAATCAAGTGTTTGAAACGCTGCCCACGACCATTAAAGTATTATTagatattagattagattattaTTAGAGAGTAAAAATATGGAAACCCCATGAATGAGTGTGTATGAATCTGCAGATACACATTAGAAAAATGAGTGACGCTCAACTCAGAcggacttttttctttttttattattacgcATACAGgtgttttggagaaaaaaaaaaaaaaaaaaaaaagaggagagaccACCTCAGCCTCACCTGAACACGTTTCCTTAATGCTCATCATTATAAACCAACACAAAAAAGGATGAGATGACAACAGTgacaaaacaacattaaaaaaaaaaaaaaaaaagtaaaaaataaaacaaaccacaacaacacaaCCCAGGAGAAAAGACACGAGACGAGAGGAACAAGTGGaatgatgaaagaaaaaatggCAAACACATCAAAGAGAAAATAACGGACCTAATTAgagcaaaaaaataagaaaaatacacaaGGAGTCGAGGAGAGGAGACACATTCATCGAGTTGTGAACAACAATCAAAACAGA contains the following coding sequences:
- the sfpq gene encoding splicing factor, proline- and glutamine-rich isoform X2; the encoded protein is MSRFNNNRGGFGMNHFQPRRGSGPGGPMRGGLMGNPNFRHNPFQNQNQNRRGHNFNRPPHQGSQNTPQKPQQNQSLPIIPPPTPGPALTMEGPIKQQQHQKPAQEQQKSTTPAPQPKVQSPPPTPNVTSPQPNQANKNLNQQLKSPVANANGQQQKPTPHPSPKAAGPQQGQKPSPQQSQKPGPQQGQKPGPQQGQKPGPQQGQRPGLQQGQNTGPPAMKVSQQSRETMNTDASQSEESQSKAEFKATLSMLLKPGEKSYTQRCRLFVGNLPNDITEDDFRKMFAKYGEPTEVFINKGKGFGFIRLESRALAEIAKAELDDTPMKGRPLRVRFATHSAALSIKNLSPFVSNELLEEAFSQFGMVERAIVVVDDRGRSTGRGIVEFASRPAARKALERCNEGVFLLTTSPRPVVVEPLEQYDSEDGLPEKLAQKNPKYKTEREEPPRFARPGTFEFEYAKRWKSLDEMEKQQRQQVEKNMREAREKLESEMEDAYHEHQANLLRQDLLRRQEELRRMEEMHNQEMQKRKEMQLRQEEERRRQEEEMLRKRELEEQMRRQREENYRMGSFMDRDREMRMHPGGALGMGDMSFGGSSQKFSMSGLGFESQQGMGGPGGLMGNEMRNERFTPGGARGMGPGNPGYGRVREEFDGPAKKPRF
- the sfpq gene encoding splicing factor, proline- and glutamine-rich isoform X1, which gives rise to MSRFNNNRGGFGMNHFQPRRGSGPGGPMRGGLMGNPNFRHNPFQNQNQNRRGHNFNRPPHQGSQNTPQKPQQNQSLPIIPPPTPGPALTMEGPIKQQQHQKPAQEQQKSTTPAPQPKVQSPPPTPNVTSPQPNQANKNLNQQLKSPVANANGQQQKPTPHPSPKAAGPQQGQKPSPQQSQKPGPQQGQKPGPQQGQKPGPQQGQKPGPQQGQKPGPQQGQRPGLQQGQNTGPPAMKVSQQSRETMNTDASQSEESQSKAEFKATLSMLLKPGEKSYTQRCRLFVGNLPNDITEDDFRKMFAKYGEPTEVFINKGKGFGFIRLESRALAEIAKAELDDTPMKGRPLRVRFATHSAALSIKNLSPFVSNELLEEAFSQFGMVERAIVVVDDRGRSTGRGIVEFASRPAARKALERCNEGVFLLTTSPRPVVVEPLEQYDSEDGLPEKLAQKNPKYKTEREEPPRFARPGTFEFEYAKRWKSLDEMEKQQRQQVEKNMREAREKLESEMEDAYHEHQANLLRQDLLRRQEELRRMEEMHNQEMQKRKEMQLRQEEERRRQEEEMLRKRELEEQMRRQREENYRMGSFMDRDREMRMHPGGALGMGDMSFGGSSQKFSMSGLGFESQQGMGGPGGLMGNEMRNERFTPGGARGMGPGNPGYGRVREEFDGPAKKPRF